GCGAGAAGGCCACCCAGTCGAGCCCCCGATTCCCCGGGGTCCGGGCCCCGCAACCTCTCCTCGATGCCGAGGCCGAGCATCGCCTGACAGATCGACAGAAGGAGATTCTCGACGAACTGGAGACCGCCGGCGCCGAGGATGGGTTTGCCTCCCAAACCATGGCGGAGATCGCCGCCCGCATGAATTGCTCGTTGCGGACGCTTTATGGCATCGCCCCGACACGTGACGAACTCTTGCTGATTGCGGTGGACCGCCGGCTCCGCCGCATCGGGCGCAAGGCCATCGAGAAGCTGGATCCGACGCTTTCCCCCCTGGAGCTTCTGCGCGCTTACCTCGAGGGCGCCAACGCAGCCGTACAACGACAAACCTTTACGTTGTCGAGGGACTTCGCAACGGTCAGCGGCTCTCGCCGACTGGCAGATTCACACGAAAATTATGTAATCTCAGTGGTGCAAAAACTTCTGGATCGCGCCGTATCCGAGACCCAGATCCGCCCCGTGGACACGGCTGCGGTTGCTCATATTCTCGGAGGCTTCGGGCGCGAATTCACCAAACCCGATATCGTCGACATGATCGACGGGACCCCCGACGAGGCCGCCAACCTCCTGACCGACGTCCTGCTTCGCGGCCTGGTTGCCCGCCAGCCCTGATATTGCAGAAACCCTTGCCACATAGGAAGGTAAATCCCATGAGTAACGATTCGAACCAGAAAATTCGCACCTACAAGGATGCGGTCGCCCTGATCACAGGAGGCGCCTCCGGAATCGGTGCGGCCATCGCCAAGGATCTGGTTCGCCGCGGTGCCTCTGTCATTCTCGCCGACCGCCAATTGGAGGCGGCGCAGACATTGGCAACCTCCCTGGGCGCCAAGGCCGAGGCCGTCGCCCTCGACGTGCGGGACGCCGATCAATTTGCCAGCGTCGTGGAAGGCACCAAGGCTCGGCACGGACGAATCGATTACTTCTTCAACAACGCCGGCATCGGCATCGGTGGCCCGGTACAAGATCATAGCCTCGAGGACTGGCGCTATACGATCGACGTCAATATTCTCGGCGTCGTCTATGGCGTTCATGCTGTCTTGCCCATTCTACGCGAGCAGGGCTTCGGCCATATCATCAACACCGCCTCGATGGCGGGCCAGATCCCCTGCCCCGGGCTGACAGCTTACGCCACAACCAAACATGCTGTCGTCGGACTCTCCCGCTCACTCCGCGCCGAGTCCGCACAGGCCGGCGTGCAGGTCAGCGCCTTTTGTCCCGGCGTGATTCAGACCGAGATTCTGAACAAGGGCGGCACATTCGGACGCAGCATGGGCTGGGCCGACGCAGAGCCTGATGCCGAACAACTGGCGAAGACCAAGCCGATGGACGCCGATGCCTTTGCTCGCGAAGCCCTGGACCGTGTCGCCGCCAATGATGAGATCATCATCCTGCCGCGTCGATGGTATATGATGGCGCGGTTCGACAAACTCTTTCCGCGCTTGTTCAGCTCCTTTATCGCCAACCGCTTTGCCAGCGAGGCCTCCCGCCTCGAAAGGCGTGCCGCCAGCGCTACGGCTGGGAAATAAAGATCGGCGACGACCATGCGCGAGGCTCGTGGGGAGCCAGGCACTCATCACCTGTGCTTTGCGGACATGTGGACACATGGATGCAGGCCCCCGCCTCATCCCGCTCGCAACGAAGATTGTCCGCATTGATACCGGGCATCGGTTCCTCGAACGCCCGCACGTAATACACTGCTTCCCGACCGCTTTCACGAAACTCCGGGTCTTCAAAAGTCGCCATGCAACCCGCTCGATCGCCCGAGCAGGGAAAAACGCGCCAAGGATCTTCGATCAATTCGCCGATCGGCTCGCCGGCCTTGATTTGCGGGCGAATCCGCACGACCTCGATGCGACTCAGCGGTCGCCGCTCATCCGTGGGATAATAACACTCGCCCTTGCAGAGGCGTGCCACGTCCGCGGCGCCGAGAGAGCTCAAGGACTCCTCGGGACAGCCAGGCTTCTGCACCAGAGAGCCGACCGCACGAACCTCAAATCGCGGATTCCGAGAGGACAACCCCTCACTGCCCATCGGCAATCTTCGACCGTCGGCCTCCAGCCAATCGAACCAAAGAAGAATGCGTGGTCCGCTGGTGCCGTACACTTCTCGCCGCTGCATGCCGTCCCATACGGCATCGCGGTCCCGACCCTCGGCATGCACGGCAATCAAACCGCCGGTGATCAGAAATGAGCTGGCCCGTTCGGCTTCGAAACGCTGAAACCCCGAGGCGGTCTCGATCGCTTCGGCAAAGGGGATCGAATTGGGCAGCGGCTCACTCGGGGGCGGCAAGATGACCGAGCTGAGGACACCGAGGCTTTCATCCACAGGCCCCGAAGCCATTGACTCCGTCATCCCCCGCCGTGCCACTTCCTTGTAGCCGGATCCCGATCGCGCGAAATGATTATCGCTCGACGCCATCAATCCCATCCGAAATCGAGCCGGCGGACCAGGCTCGGAGAAATCCCCTAGTGCGAGAATATATTGTGCGGAACTTGCGGGTCGGTAATTGAAGCTCGGTTCACGACAATCCTGGCATTGGCCCGCATCCAACCAATCTTCCGGAAGGACCCCGGGAACGACCAGATGACCCGCCATGCCGCCTTCGAGATGTCGCGCCCGTGCCAGCGCGGCGCGCTCCTCACAAATGGTCGCGTCCGTGCCTTCGTTCAGGCAGCGCGCTTCAATGATCTGGCCGGCCCGCCAGCAGGACGGGAGATAGTTGGGTCGCGGGCTCGGACAAATCACCGTGCCATCCGGCCCGAGATCAACCGCACGCCAATCTCGGTAGACCTCCGAGTCGCCATGGCCGGAATAGACCTCGATCAGGGTCTGCCGTGCCGGATCATGGTTGCCGTCGACCAGCTGCTTGTCCCAACTCGCACCCGCCGGAGTGTAAGCGCCCCAGCTGGTTCCATGCGGGATTACGAGCGACGGATAGCCCCAATCATCGAGTTTTTCGAAAAGCTCGGCGGGCGTCGCGACCGCCTCACGGCAATCGGTGGGCAAATCACGCACCGACACGCCGGTCGGACAATCCCGAATGGCCTCGGTCTCGGTCAGATAGGCCGCCCAGTCATGGAAGCGCCCCCCCATCAGCAGGGCCGCAGCGCCACGCGGCAGTAGGCCGAGTTCGCCGACATTCTCTCCCGCATTCTTGGTCGCTGCGATCGGACGCGTCGGGATGTGGCCGTCTTCGGTATCACGCAAGATGACATTCTTGTGCCCGAAATGGGTCTCACGAGTCGGCCCGGCCTGCGTCCATTCCCAACCCAAAAAGGCGACCAGATCATCCGACGCTCCGGAGACAGCATTGCATTGCCGAATGGCCTCGACCGTCTCCACCCAACGACGTTCCGAAAGATTCCCTGCATGGTCATTGATCGAGAAGAAATCCAGAGCGGCGCAATGCCTGGCAAAATCGCAGGCGTCCGACGGCGGATGCCCGCCCTCGCCCCCCACCATCGGCAGGCTGAAGGTGAAGGCATCGGCAGAAAAGGTGGTATGCACGTGCAAATCACCAAAAAGAATTTGCCGTCCATCTTCGCGACCAACAGCTCTGGCGGCCGCGGCCTGCGTTCGCTCTCCCTCGCGCAGGCTCTCCGGGCTGCGAGCATTGCCTGCGGGACTCCCACGGTCTTCGACGGTACCAAAAGTGCCACGGCCAGCGACGACAACCGCGACCAACAAGCCGGCAAATAGCAGGAGAACCACGAGGGCTCCTCTTTTCAGAAATGACGACAACGCATGACCTCCCCGAGGGAAATTTCCTCGCATGGTCGGTACCGCGGACCATGCCCTGACCCCTGACTAGCCGAGTTGGGGACTCCGGGTCCAATGCCCCCTTTGGAGACCAGCTGCCGCCGATCCCACATGCGCCTCCGGAGTTGGTAACACGACGAAGGCCCGGGCCTCAGGCAAAGGGTTGGAAGGTCTGCTTCTCGAGCTGCCCCTGGGCGCTTCGGGCGGCATGCCAGCCGCACATCCCATGCACGCCCCCGCCCGGCGGCGTCGAGGCCGAACAGATGAAGATACGTGGATTGGGTGTGGAATAGGGGTCGAGGCGCGCTACGGGGCGCGTAAATAGCTGCGCCAGATCCGCTACCCCTCCTGTGATCGCTCCACCCACATAGTTCGGATTCATCGCCGCAAAATCCGTCGTCCTCATGATATGGCGCGCCTGAATTCGATCTCGAAAACCCGGCGCGAAGCGCTCGATCTGGGATTCGATCGCGCCGGTCATATCCTCGGTCGAATTCGCCGGCACATGGCAGTAAGCGTAGCCTGTGCCGCTGCCCTGAGGCGCTCGCGTCGGATCGAAATTACTTTGCTGCACCACCAGCACGAAGGGCTTCTCGCTATGGTCGCCGCGCCACATTGCGGCCTCGCTGGCCGCGACTTCATCCAGGGTCCCGCCCACATGAACCGTCGATGCTTCAGAGCAACGGGGATCTTTCCAGGGGATGGGTCCGTCCATCGCGAGATCCAATTTGAAAACGCCCGGCCCGAAGCGGTAGCGCTGCAAGCGCTTGCGGTAGCCAGCGGGCAACGCATCCCCTGCGATTCGGGCCAACTGGTGCGGGTCCGTATCGAAGAGGTAGACTTTTGCCGGGGGTAGATCGCGGGCCGATGCAACCGGATGGTCGGTGCGCAGTTCCCCGCCGGACGCACGCAGCAAGGAGGCCAAGGCCGCGGTGATCGCATCCGACCCCCCTTTGGCGACGGGCCAGTCTTCGAGATGGGCCGTCAGCGCAAAGAGGACGCCCAGCGCCGATGTCATGGGCTGCGAGAGGGGTAGGATCGAATGCCCGGCACATCCCGCCAGAAGCGCCCGTGCGGTTTCCTCGCGAAACAAGGTCTTTGCCAGAAGGCTGGCGGGCCACATCGCGCGCAACCCGAAACGAACAAAGGAAACTGGATCCTCGGGGAAGCTCAGGGGCCCCAAAGCGTCTTTCAGCAAACCCTGCCCGTTCGCCAACAAGGGCTCCAGCAAGGATCGATATCGGGGTCCGTCCGAGCCGAGTTCCTCCACCGTCCGATCCAGTGATCGCCACAACATGCCAGCCGGTCGATCATCCAGCGGATGCGCGACCGATGCGCCGGGCTTGACCCACTCCAAACCATGTTCTTCGAGAGGGAGCTCCCTGAAAAAGGGCGAAAGAATCCCCATCGGATGGGCTGCAGAACAAATATCGTGACGGAACCCCGGCAACGTGATCTCGCGGGTATCCGCGCCGCCGCCCAGACGGGACGCGCCCTCGAGCACCAGCACGGAGGCGCCTTCTCGCGCCAACGCGACTCCGGCAGCGAGCCCGTTGGGACCCGATCCAATAATTACCGCATCGAATTGCTCATGGGGCTGGTCCATTCCTTCAAGGTTTGGCACAACCAAACGGAATTGTCGCTGACCGCCCTTCGGTCGGCCAGTCGAGGAACCTCATGAGCGAAACACAGGACTTTGAAACCACCGACGATATCCACGAAATGCGGGCGCAGCCCTATGCCCGGCAGCTCCACACGATTTGCATGCGTTGGGCGATGGGGAAGATCGCGACGCCGATCGGCGTCTATATCGGCTACCTTGTAAAATACCTGCTGCTCTTTATCGGCGGCTGGTGGCTTTGCTGCCTTGCCATCCCGGGAGCTGGCGGCTGGAGCGACTTCAGCACCTGGGCCTTGACCGGCGCCGCGTTCCAGAAGGCCGTGCTATGGTGTCTGTTCTACGAGGGAATCGGGCTGGGTTGCTCCTCGGGGCCGATGACCGGCCGCATTCTGCCTCCGATCGGGGGCATTCTGCACTTTGCGAGGCCGGGAACCACACGCCTCCCCCTCTTTCCCCAGATGCCGCTCTGCGGAGGATTCCGCCGCAGCCGCCTCGACGTGGCGCTCTACTTCGCCATCTACGCATTCCTGCTGCATGGGCTGATCGCGGCCGAAATCACATCGGCAATGATTCTGCCGCTGGTCATTCTTCTGCCCATTCTTGCCTTGCGCGACAAAACGACCTTCGCCGCCTTTCGCGGGGACCACTATTATCTGGCGCTGGTCGCACTCTGGTATATCGATACACCCGGCGAGGCCTGGATCGCGGGCAACAAGGCCGTCTGGTTCGGCGTCTGGTTCTGGGCCGCCACCTCCAAGCTCAATCAACACTTTCCCTCGATCATCGCTGTGATGTTGACCAATAGCCCGTTTATTCCGACATCCATCCACCGGCGACTCTTCAAGGACTTCCCGAAAGATATGCGCCCATCCTCGGTTGCGGCGACGCTCGCACATTTCGGCACCTTCGCTGAGTACGCTTTCCCTATCGTCCTTCTCTGGAGCGCGGGGGGCCCCATGACGCCGTATGCCCTGATCGCCATGGTGCTCTTTCATTCCTTCATCGCCGGCAATGCACCAAGCGGCATGCCGGTGGAGTGGAATATCATGATGGTCTATGGGGGGTTTGTTCTCTTCGGACACTTTGCCGAAGTCCCTCTGATGGCCCTGATCGGAACCCCCTGGTTACTCGGTTTCCTTCTCGCCATGCTGGTCTTTGTCCCTTTATTGGGGAACTTCGCACCGCAGCACGTCTCGTTTCTGCAGGCGATGCGTTATTACGCCGGCAACTGGGCCTACAGCATCTGGCTTTTCCGTGACGATTCGATCGACAGGCTGCACCTGCTGACCAAAGGGATCCCCACCATGAAGGAACAGTTGGCTCGGCTCGTCGAGGACGAGGATGAGGTTGCGATGTCCTGTGCCATGACCCCGGCTTTTCGGCTTATGCATATTCAGGGACGCGCAGCGCACGTGCCTCTGGCCATCGCCGGTGGTGATATGAGCCGTTACGAATGGCAGGATGGTGAAATGGTTGCTGGCATGGTGCTCGGATGGAACTTCGGGGATGGCCACCTCCACGACGAGCAACTGCTCGATGCGGTACAGGAGCAATGCCATTTCGAAGAGGGCGAATTACGAGTCGTTCTGGTCGAGTCGCAGCCACTGCTTGGCCGCTCCATGGCCTGGCGGGTCGTGGATGCAAAAACGGGCCAGATGGCCGAGGGCGAATCCATGATCAAGGATATGATCGAGTGGCAGCCCTGGCCAACCGGCCCGCGTGCAGAAGCCTTCAAATAGGCTCAGGAAGAGAACATCAATCGAGTCACCCACTCGGCCACGACGGCAGGCCGGTCGGACCCCTCGACCTGAACGGTCATTGTGCGCATGGTCTCCAGCGAGGTTCCCTTCAACGTCACGCGAGAGAGCATCCGGTGGACGCGAATCTTGCTGCCAACAGGAACCGGACTGGGGAAACGAACTTTGTCGAAGCCGTAATTGATCCCCATGGTTATGCCATCATAGCGTCCTGGCTCGGCCGTATTCGGCGTCAATGCGTCGAGGTGCGTGAGCATCGAGAGGGTAAGAAACCCGTGGGCAATCGTGGTGCCGAAAGGCGTGGCCTTGGCCGCCTCCGGGTCCACGTGGATGAACTGATGGTCTTCGGTCACATCGGCGAATTGATTGATGCGATCCTGAGTGATCTCCATCCATTCACCGGTAGACTCCTCGGTTCCTTCGACGGCTTTCCACAACTCATAGGCTTTCGCAGCGGCACTATCGGACATAATCGCTCTCCTTTTTTGTCCCGGCCATGCAAGAGATCGCCCGGGCTCACAGATATATTCAGAACTCTAGACGTAACGATCCGAGACCAGATCGTCTAGAATCATCCCAGCCTCGAAAATTGATCAGAAGTGCCAGGGAAAGCGCGAGAAGTCCCGCGGACGCTTCTCCAGAAAGGCATCCCGCCCCTCTTCGGCCTCGTCGGTCATATAGGCAAGACGCGTCGCTTCGCCGGCAAAGACCTGCTGTCCCACCAAGCCATCATCGATCAGATTGAAGGCAAATTTGGCCATCCGCTGCCCCGTCGGACTCTTGGTATTGATCTCGCGCCCCCACTCCAGCGCGGTATTCTCCAACTCCGCATGAGGGACCACTTCATTGACCATCCCCATCTGATGGGCCTCGGTCGCTGAATAGCTGCGCCCGAGAAAGAAAATCTCGCGAGCTCGCTTCTGGCCCACCTGTCTCGCCAGATACGCCGAGCCAAAACCGCCATCAAAGGAAGCCACATCCGTATCCGTCTGCTTGAAAATCGCATGCTCGCGCGAAGCGAGCGTCAGGTCCGCTGTGACGTGCAAGCTATGGCCACCGCCAACCGCCCAACCGGGCACAACCGCGATCACGACTTTCGGCATCATGCGCACCAGTCGCTGGACTTCCAGAATATGCAATCGCCCGGTCTTCGCGGGATCAATGCTCGCTGCATCGTCGCCTTCGGCGTATTTATACCCGTCACGGCCGCGGATCCGCTGATCCCCACCTGAGCAGAAAGCCCAGCCGCCATCCTTTGCCGAGGGGCCGTTGCCCGTCAAAATCACGCAGCCGACATCGGTCGACATCCGCGCATGGTCGAGCGCCCGGTAGAGTTCATCCACGGTCCGTGGACGAAAGGCATTGCGCACATCGGGCCGATCGAAAGCAATACGGACCGTGCCGTGCGCATGGGCGCGATGATAAGTGATATCGGTAAAGTCGAAGCCGGGGACTTCTGCCCATAATTTTGCATCAAACGTCTCGGAAACCATTCCGAGATCTTAACCGGAAGATGTCGATGCGGCGAATTACCTCTCGAGGCGGCAAAGACCGCCTGTCGATGGCTTCAGACCTGCTTCAGCTTCCAACGTCCGGTACGGAACCAACCGATAATCAGGACCGCCTCGAGCACAATCGAGACGAACATGGCTGTCCAGACCCCATCGAGGCCATAGCCCAGAGGCACCGCCAAAGCCCAGGCCAGAGGAAGCTTGATCGGCCAATTCGAGATGAAGGCAGCCAACATGGGCGCGCGAGTATCGCCGGCGCCGTTCATCGCCGCCACCAGAGGGACCGTTGCCGAACTCGCCCACATGCTGACTGCGAGAATCCGCAAGAAGCTGCTGCCGATCGAGACCACTTCGGGCGAATCGTCGAAGAAGGCGATGAACTGCTCTGCCACCGATCCATAAAAAATCATGAACACAAAACCCAGCGCAATCGAGATTCGCAGACCACGACCCACCGCACGGGCAGCCTGATCCGGAAGTTGTGCGCCGAGATTCTGGCCCACCAAAGTCGCGATCGCCGCGGTCAGCCCGGCCAGCGGAATCCAGTTCAGATTAAAGGCCCGCAGAGCCACTCCGAAAGCCGCAACCGATGCATCGCCAAAAGAGGCGATCACGCGCAACAGAATAAAAGTCGAGACCGGGCGGGCCATCATTGATATACTTGCCGGCACACCGATCCTGATAATGCGCGCAAACTCGGAGATTTTAAAACGCAGTCGCGCGCCCGAAGGCCGTGGAAGCGGCCAGGAGCGCCACCAGCTCCACGCGACAAAAAAACTCATCCCGAAGACGTGCGCCACAATATCCGCAATCGCCGCCCCCGGAACACCCAAACCCAACCATCCGATGTCGACACCGAAAAGAAATTCTTCGCCGGGAGCAAAAATAAACAGCGGATCAATCACGACATTGATCGCGACGGCACCTACGTTGATCCACATCGGTGTCTGGGTATCACCCGCCGCTTGGTAGGCGGCGCCCATCGCCATCCCGAGAAACATCAGGACCTGCGAAAAAAGCGAGATCGAAAGATAGGGGATGGCCAGCGAACGGACCTCCTCACTCACACCGAAAAAGCCGATCGCTGCCGGAGCGATCCACGGCGCCAACCCGAAAAGAACAAGGCCCATGCCCACGCCGAGCGCGATCGCATGCATCGCGGCGAACCACGCCCCTTCGCGATCACCACTCCCGACACCGCGGGAAACCAGCGCCACGGTTCCGGTATGAACCACTTGCGTAAAACCGAAAAGAATAAAGAGCACATGGCCGCAGAGGGAGACCGCGGCGACAGCCGTCGTTCCGAGGTGGCCGATCCAATAGAGATTCGCGACGAGGAAGAGAGCGATTGTGGAGTTCGACAACGCTACGGGCCAACCCAAAGCCAGAATCTGACGATAGCCGGATCCCGGACCGGACCAATCTTCTGTACCGTCCGGTTTCGCCTCAGCCATAGATGGCGGTCTTAGCCTGCTTTACCCCCGAACAACAGACGAGAGACGAAAGGAGTTTCTACAAACGAGGACGCAACTTCGGATCAGGAGCCAAAATAGGCAAAGCTTTGGGCGAGGAAGACCGGATAGGGAATCGGACTATGCTCTGAAGGCTGGTTCTGGGCCAGCACGACCCCGACAACGCCCTTCTTCGGACTCACAAAAAAGGTTGTCGCATAATAGCCCGACCAGAAGAAATCGCCGTCCTCATCGATCATCGGGGACGCGTCCGCATCAACCACTACGGCCAGGCCGTAGCCCCAGCCGAGGCCGTCGATGCCCTCCTCGACCAAAACGCCCTCGGTGATATGAGCTGTCGTCATCTCGCGGACGGTGCTGGCGGAAAGGATCCGGGTCCCATCGTAAGCCCCGTCATTCCACAACATCAGAGCGAATCGAAGATAATCGCCTGCTGTGGAAACCAGTCCGCTCCCGCCGGGTGTCCAGAAGGGCGCATCACTTGCGGGCATCGGCACCAATTCCAGCTCCCCATCAGCATTTTGAGTATACATCGCTGCAATCCCCTCGCGCCGGTCGGTCGGCGGGAGGAAACTGGTATGCTCCATCCCCAGCGGCAAGAAGATCTGGTCGCGGAGAAACTCGTCAAAAGGCTTGTTGGCCGCGACCTCCACCACGCGGGCGAGAACGTCGGCGGACCAACCATATCGCCAGCGCTCACCGGGTTGTTCATAGAGAGGCGCGGACAAGAGACGCACCACCCGATCGCCCAACGAACCCGATCCGGCATAAATATCATTCGAGGCCCAAACCCGACCGAGGTCGGAATCCTCATCCTTGGCTCCGATACCGGATTGGAACATCAGCAGATCGCGAACCGTCAGCGGGCGCCTCAGCGGCTCTGTCGGAAATGTGCCGTCGGGACGAAGATCCTTGCTGGTGGCAACGCGCAGATCAGCCGCCTGCGGAATAAACTCGGCGACAGGTGCTTCGAGTTGCAAGCGACCTTGCTCGATCAAGATCATGGCGGCGACCGCGGTCACCGGCTTGGTCATTGAAGCTAGCCGAAATCGAGTATCGATGCGCATCGGCAGTCCCGCCTCGCGGTCGGCATAGCCGGCACTCACCGCTGAAACGACAACCCCGTCACGGGCGAACGCAGCCACGTAACCCGACTGCAATTCCAGCCAGGCGCTCATACCGAGGAACACCTTGAGGGATGCCTCCGCGATCGAGCCCAGCGGTTTCATTTCCGTCTGTTCGGCACCTGCCGGTGGCAACTCCAGCGTTTCACTCCGAGTGCAACCCAACGCCAGGCTGAAGCACAAAGCCCCCAGCAGCAATCGCGGCCAGACGACCCCCGTCGTGATTCGCCTTGCCACGTGCGTCGTCAGTTCCCCGCCTGCTCGAACTCCAGTCCGACATCCGGGAAATGACCCAGAAGGTCCTCGCCCATGCCCCGAGCAACCGAATCGATGCCGAACAACTCGCGAACAAAGGAAGTCACGGCATGGTTCACAATCGGCCAGCCTTCTCGCACCGGGAGGGCATCTTCCTGACACCCATCGGTGCCCAGTCGCGCGATGTTTTCAGGCACCGGCAGCCCGGCGCGTTCGGCAATATCGATGATCCCGCCATCCTCATCCCCGATCGCACAGAGGTCGGAGACAGCAAGGTGGCCGCCTCTCTCGAGGATCAGAAAGCGCTTCGGCCCCGGAGCGGCTGCGTATCCATCTCGCAACCCTTGCAGGCCGACCGATTTGTCGATGGCCCCCGCGATCCACAAGGAGGGGCGATCCGGGAAATTACCGGATCGACTGCCACCGCCAGTCATCGGCACGTAGGCCAGAACATCAGCTTCCGACGCAAATCGCGTCGCTGTGCCAGCGCCGGCCGAGTGGCCCACGATCACGAGGCCGTCGGTCACCGCCAGTCCCTCCAGCAAATGCCCGGGCGTGCCGGATGCTTCCACCAGAGCGTCCACAGCCATCCGGGTGACCACCACATCGTCCATCGGCATATCCGGAGCAAAGCCAAGTGCTGCGGCAAGACCGCGCTCGAGGTAGTCCACGGAGACCACGACAAAACCCCAACTAGCGAGGTGGGCCGTCATGAAAGTCGATTGGGTGCGAAAGGCAGAATAGCCATGCGCGAAGATCGTGGTGGGGAACGGCGCATCGCCCGAAACCTCGATGTCGCGGTAGGCCTCCTCCACAAAAGGAGGGTTCGCATCGGGGTCGAGCAAGCCATCGATCACCGGGGGCAACCATGAGCGGATGAAATACTCCTCGCGGTCCACGCCCGCCTCGGCGCCGGGATCCGCCGGATACCAGATCTCGACCTCACGATCCGCTAGATTCAAAGTGGTCACACCGGCCACATAAGGCCCCGGAACATCGAAAAATTCGGTATCCGCGCTTGAGGAGCCGGAACAAGCGGCCAGACCAAGGCTTAAGGTTGCGACCAAAAATCGGGTGAGAGACGGAGACGGAGACGGACATTGGTTAATCATTGCCCCATGTTGCCGAGTTCCGCGTCTGGATACAACCCGCTACCCACCCGACCACCCGTGCTCGGGTGCAATCGACCCTTTATCGGCGCCGCTTGACCTGAATCACAATTGGGGCAGGAGATTCATCTCCGATCTCGACGCTCACAACCTTGCTTCCTCGAACAGGGCCACGAGACACGCGAATGCGTGCCACCCCGGGATTCAAAAAATCGAAATCGAACTTGCCTTCCTGATCACTAAGCACGTCCAGCCACCGCCCATAACCAACCGGCGTCGAAAGCATCGCGCCCGCGACAGGCAACCCGTTCTGGTCCACAACCTGCCCTTGCAAACCAATCTGGCCTGGCCGCTCCATTTCGGAGCGAGGATTCCCGACCAGTGGGAGGTAAGCTCCGTGCTGTGCCCACGGCAAACTGATCTCGAGCCGACGCTCGGCCTGCCCCCGATAGACCAATTCCCCCCTTTGGATGAACCGGCGACGGCTGGAGAGCGTATAAGTCCCATGGGGCAAGTTGGGGAAACGGAAATAGCCCGATGGTCCAGTAATGGTACGCAACTTCAGCAGTCGCCCCTCTGGACTCCGTCCTTTCAATTGGAGCCCAATACCAGCGACAGGTTCTGCGTCGACATCAACAAAACGACCGGCCACGTCCAGTAATGCTGCCGGAGTGCTCAGCTTGTTTTCAAAGTCGGCAACGGCTGCCCGAGCCTCGGGGAGGATATCACTCCGCTCAGCGATTTGATTGCTCAGCTCGTCAGGGTCCTCGTTGATCGAATAGATTTCCTCGGTGCCGTCGCTATTATGCACGTATCGCCAATCCAACCCTCGAACAAAGTGGTGAGTCGTGGCAGCAGGCTCCCCATTCAAACGAACTTCCGCCTCGCCAACCAGATGATCCGTGCCGGTGGGTGTCCCATTGACAATATTCGGAAGAAGCGTTCTTCCCCAGCGACCAGAAACCTGCGGCAGGCCCCCGAAGTCCAACAGCGTCGGGAACAAGTCAACCATGGACACCAGATCGTCCCGAAGCACACCTGCCGGAACCGTATCCGGCAATGAAAACACCAAAGACGTTCGAAAACCCTGCTCGTAAATGCTCGTCTTGCCTCTGGGCTGCCCGCCCAGAGCGGCACCCGGACTGCCCAACTGCCATCCATTATCCGAGGCGTAGACAATCAAGGTATTTTCGTGCAGTCCGCGACTTTCCAGCTCAGCGAGGACCTCGCCAAGGACATCATCCATCCACAATAAATTCGCGAGATACTCGATCGTCCAATTTGAAAGGCCCAGGCCCCAAAAACGAGCCC
The genomic region above belongs to Candidatus Binatia bacterium and contains:
- a CDS encoding sulfatase-like hydrolase/transferase, whose amino-acid sequence is MHSVQWMQRLGSIEAASGDIPYRRESAHFRTLPRELARRGYVSFEGGKFWEGTYLDAGFTSGMATSCCSGFFSSVGDQFGREGIGPFRDFLDTTEGAPFFAWLAPKLPHSPFNAADTYRARFWGLGLSNWTIEYLANLLWMDDVLGEVLAELESRGLHENTLIVYASDNGWQLGSPGAALGGQPRGKTSIYEQGFRTSLVFSLPDTVPAGVLRDDLVSMVDLFPTLLDFGGLPQVSGRWGRTLLPNIVNGTPTGTDHLVGEAEVRLNGEPAATTHHFVRGLDWRYVHNSDGTEEIYSINEDPDELSNQIAERSDILPEARAAVADFENKLSTPAALLDVAGRFVDVDAEPVAGIGLQLKGRSPEGRLLKLRTITGPSGYFRFPNLPHGTYTLSSRRRFIQRGELVYRGQAERRLEISLPWAQHGAYLPLVGNPRSEMERPGQIGLQGQVVDQNGLPVAGAMLSTPVGYGRWLDVLSDQEGKFDFDFLNPGVARIRVSRGPVRGSKVVSVEIGDESPAPIVIQVKRRR